One genomic segment of Marinitoga piezophila KA3 includes these proteins:
- a CDS encoding radical SAM protein: MKIFWISITENCNLNCRYCYQSFNKTRINLNKYTAQRVIEMINLSKPDVVQFFGGEPLINFDNIKKIVSNTKDSVKKYSLTTNLTILNSEMINFLNKYEFSLLISLDGIKESHDINRKDKFDNPTFEIVEKNLKNLLNKVNKNNLKIAKTLDINNYIYLSRDYFYFKKLGLDVEVNVDMNIDFSIINLDILKKEIEIIVEDIISEKENNINFWIIKSEYEFLKHLKSGKKIVYASRDSCYDKENMAIAISSEGNITPCHFFSETDDKQDFKKINIYNFNQIEEIESFTRDYFSKNNDFDYFSEKEILNISMNELVKKGCDKCKYYYLCANRIYYHNKNQCFYARYKYRKGQKNNKNNICIKKIIYESFEKVGIKNEL, from the coding sequence ATGAAGATTTTTTGGATATCTATTACTGAAAATTGTAATTTAAATTGTAGATATTGTTATCAGTCTTTTAATAAAACACGTATAAATTTAAATAAATATACTGCACAAAGGGTTATTGAAATGATAAATTTGAGTAAACCTGATGTAGTACAATTTTTTGGGGGAGAACCTTTAATAAATTTTGATAATATTAAAAAGATAGTTTCTAATACTAAAGATAGTGTTAAGAAGTATTCATTAACAACTAATTTAACAATATTAAATAGTGAAATGATAAATTTTTTGAACAAATATGAATTTAGCCTTTTGATAAGCTTAGATGGGATTAAAGAATCCCATGATATTAATAGAAAGGATAAATTTGATAATCCAACTTTTGAGATTGTAGAAAAAAATTTAAAAAATTTATTAAATAAAGTTAATAAAAATAATCTTAAAATAGCAAAAACTCTTGATATCAATAATTACATATATTTATCAAGAGATTATTTTTACTTTAAAAAATTAGGATTAGATGTTGAAGTGAATGTTGATATGAATATTGATTTCTCTATAATTAATCTTGATATATTAAAAAAAGAAATAGAGATAATAGTTGAAGATATAATTAGTGAAAAAGAAAATAATATAAATTTTTGGATTATAAAGAGTGAATATGAATTTTTAAAACATTTGAAATCAGGAAAAAAAATTGTATATGCTTCAAGAGATTCATGCTATGATAAAGAGAATATGGCTATAGCAATTTCTTCGGAAGGTAACATTACACCATGTCATTTTTTTTCAGAAACCGATGATAAACAGGATTTTAAAAAGATTAATATCTATAATTTTAATCAAATTGAAGAAATAGAGTCATTTACAAGAGATTATTTTTCAAAAAATAATGATTTTGACTATTTTTCTGAAAAAGAAATATTGAATATTAGTATGAATGAATTAGTAAAAAAAGGTTGTGATAAATGTAAGTATTATTATCTTTGTGCCAATAGGATATACTACCATAATAAAAATCAGTGTTTTTATGCTAGATATAAATATAGAAAAGGACAAAAAAATAATAAAAATAATATTTGTATAAAAAAAATTATCTATGAATCATTTGAGAAAGTAGGGATAAAAAATGAATTATAA
- a CDS encoding ATP-binding cassette domain-containing protein — protein MKGFKIFVKNNKWNIIILTVITMLMVFVSLYVSKYTKIFFDEGFVNNNISIIKESIFLLMGLYIGLFFLNLIQNYESVKFLYNGMLAIRKEIFKKVLKTDYNYFVNNPTGKIWGEIYTPPNRVGIFYTSLIFLPADIVEAFVYTYIIYKASIVGGIILSLFIPFLILISYYTGKKIRKYEQKMLDSYRAMMGNAMDILSMAKIIKTNNNDDYFLNIFKKNHEDMNNAAISTNVLTTLWENIILIVTALSPLIIIYYGNTHMSSFKLTQGELIVIYIFSPLFFNSYKKIYKKFLDFYGVKPYIKTIEEHLSLEDEKLGENKLNKGNLEIHNFEYNYGNKKVKIPDIKVNKGEKILILGESGRGKSTMFNAIIGILKDYNGTIKIGNKDIKNIDIEDLRKKVKLVHQEGYVFNGTLKENILMELNNISEDEYKKILKILKLEKLEKEKNGIINKDKISGGEKTRINLAQVLLRKPEILLLDETLSSVDEEMEKEILQEIIKAYPDMTILMITHRKSIANFFDKIIEL, from the coding sequence ATGAAAGGATTTAAAATTTTTGTAAAAAACAACAAGTGGAATATAATTATTCTAACAGTAATTACAATGTTGATGGTTTTTGTATCACTGTATGTTTCAAAATACACAAAAATCTTCTTTGATGAAGGATTTGTGAATAACAATATTTCAATAATAAAAGAAAGTATTTTTCTCCTTATGGGATTATATATAGGATTATTTTTCCTGAATTTGATACAGAACTATGAATCAGTCAAATTTCTATATAACGGAATGCTTGCAATAAGAAAGGAAATATTTAAGAAAGTTTTGAAAACCGATTATAATTATTTTGTAAATAATCCAACAGGAAAAATATGGGGAGAAATTTATACACCGCCTAATAGAGTTGGTATATTTTATACATCATTAATTTTTTTACCAGCTGACATTGTAGAAGCATTTGTATATACATATATAATCTATAAAGCAAGTATTGTCGGTGGTATAATACTTTCATTATTTATTCCTTTTTTAATTTTGATAAGTTATTATACAGGAAAGAAAATAAGAAAATACGAACAGAAGATGCTTGATTCATATAGAGCGATGATGGGAAATGCAATGGATATATTATCAATGGCTAAAATAATAAAGACCAATAATAACGACGATTATTTTTTAAATATATTTAAAAAGAATCATGAAGATATGAATAACGCAGCAATAAGCACCAATGTTTTGACTACATTATGGGAAAATATAATATTAATAGTAACCGCATTATCACCATTAATTATAATATATTATGGAAATACACATATGTCTTCGTTTAAGCTTACTCAGGGTGAATTAATTGTAATATATATTTTCTCTCCATTATTCTTTAATTCATACAAGAAAATATACAAAAAATTTCTCGATTTCTATGGCGTAAAGCCATATATAAAAACAATTGAAGAACATTTGAGTTTGGAAGATGAAAAACTCGGTGAAAATAAGTTAAATAAGGGAAATTTAGAAATTCATAACTTTGAATATAATTATGGAAATAAAAAGGTAAAAATCCCTGATATAAAAGTAAATAAAGGAGAAAAGATTTTAATTCTTGGTGAAAGTGGAAGAGGGAAAAGCACAATGTTTAATGCAATAATTGGAATATTAAAAGATTATAATGGAACGATAAAAATAGGAAATAAAGATATTAAAAACATTGATATAGAGGATTTGAGAAAAAAGGTAAAACTTGTTCATCAAGAAGGATATGTATTTAATGGAACGTTAAAAGAAAATATTTTAATGGAATTGAATAATATTTCTGAAGATGAATATAAGAAGATTTTGAAAATATTGAAATTAGAAAAATTGGAAAAAGAAAAAAATGGAATAATAAATAAGGATAAGATATCAGGTGGGGAAAAAACAAGGATAAATCTTGCCCAGGTTTTGTTAAGAAAACCAGAAATATTACTTTTAGACGAAACTCTCTCTTCCGTTGATGAAGAAATGGAAAAAGAAATACTTCAGGAAATAATAAAAGCATATCCTGATATGACAATATTAATGATAACGCACAGAAAAAGTATAGCGAATTTTTTTGATAAAATAATAGAGTTGTAA
- a CDS encoding AAA-like domain-containing protein — protein MRMFCTSGPVDKKTCYYVERPDIMEEALNHIENWRYFTVSAPRQSGKTTLLRDIVEKIKDKYLTIFISFESYGEKDKEDFLETLVMDIVDDIEYRYNEKIELQIPKNIDNIRILLKELYKKFGREIILMIDEFERLNEEIINEFLHVIRSVYHKKEIYKLRSVVLISVSYLSGILEDNASPFNIAEHMEVPYFTKEQVYDLLSQHEKETGQLFDEKVKELIWHNAAGQPGLTNGLAYDLVAKKAKGKKIITEKHFEKTLYDYIKKYIDKNMENIISKAHEEKEIVMQILFEPESVEFDISDERIKFLYLHGVIDDCEGKCCVKVPLYYKKLYNHFKPKINGEKDYIINIYENLSKYFTKEGKLKINELMKKYIEYINKRGAVMFKGKKLYEGVYQYNLDIFLSTYMEELGGEVLTEVEVGGGRIDLLVRYKEEKYLIEIKRNPGPRKFQLAKKQLVEYLKRSGLKEGWLVIYSEAIEDFKHEIEEIDGVKINVWFIKTNFESPSKVN, from the coding sequence ATGAGGATGTTTTGTACATCAGGACCAGTTGATAAGAAAACATGCTATTATGTGGAAAGACCGGATATAATGGAAGAAGCGCTTAATCATATAGAAAACTGGAGATACTTTACAGTATCTGCACCAAGACAGAGTGGGAAAACCACGTTGTTGAGGGATATTGTAGAAAAGATAAAAGATAAATACCTAACGATATTTATTTCATTTGAAAGTTATGGAGAAAAAGATAAAGAAGATTTTCTTGAAACATTAGTGATGGATATAGTTGATGATATTGAATATAGATATAATGAAAAAATAGAATTACAAATCCCCAAAAATATAGATAATATAAGAATATTACTAAAAGAATTATATAAAAAATTTGGAAGAGAGATAATTTTAATGATAGATGAATTTGAAAGATTAAATGAGGAGATAATAAATGAATTTTTACATGTAATAAGAAGTGTATATCATAAAAAGGAAATATATAAACTCCGAAGTGTAGTATTAATCAGTGTAAGCTATTTAAGCGGGATATTAGAAGACAACGCAAGTCCATTTAATATAGCAGAACATATGGAAGTACCATACTTTACAAAAGAACAGGTATATGACTTACTCTCACAACACGAAAAAGAAACAGGACAATTATTCGATGAAAAAGTAAAAGAATTAATATGGCATAACGCAGCAGGGCAACCTGGACTAACCAATGGTCTTGCATATGATTTAGTAGCAAAAAAAGCAAAAGGAAAAAAGATAATAACAGAAAAGCATTTTGAAAAAACATTATATGACTATATAAAAAAATACATAGACAAAAATATGGAAAATATAATATCAAAAGCACACGAAGAAAAAGAAATAGTAATGCAGATACTATTTGAACCAGAAAGCGTTGAATTTGATATAAGTGATGAAAGAATAAAATTTCTGTATTTACATGGAGTAATAGATGATTGTGAAGGGAAATGTTGTGTAAAAGTACCGTTATACTACAAAAAATTATATAATCATTTTAAGCCAAAAATAAACGGAGAAAAAGATTACATAATAAACATATATGAAAATCTATCAAAATACTTTACAAAAGAAGGAAAATTAAAAATAAACGAATTAATGAAAAAATACATAGAATACATAAACAAAAGAGGAGCGGTAATGTTCAAAGGAAAGAAACTATATGAAGGAGTATATCAATATAATCTTGATATATTCTTGAGCACATATATGGAAGAATTGGGAGGAGAAGTATTAACGGAGGTAGAAGTAGGAGGAGGAAGAATAGACTTATTGGTAAGATATAAAGAAGAAAAATATTTAATAGAAATAAAAAGGAATCCTGGTCCGAGAAAATTTCAACTGGCAAAAAAACAATTAGTAGAATATTTAAAAAGAAGTGGCTTAAAAGAAGGCTGGCTTGTGATATATTCAGAAGCAATAGAGGATTTCAAACATGAAATAGAAGAAATAGATGGAGTAAAAATCAATGTATGGTTTATAAAAACGAACTTTGAAAGTCCATCGAAAGTGAATTAA
- a CDS encoding huazacin family RiPP peptide has translation MKIVNDEKNESLKCFVVCSGTCIVICTLDTLTPLLDAMGVATYAKAEQTSL, from the coding sequence ATGAAAATAGTTAATGATGAAAAAAATGAAAGTTTAAAATGTTTCGTTGTTTGTTCTGGTACATGTATTGTTATTTGCACTTTGGATACTCTTACACCGCTTTTAGATGCGATGGGTGTAGCAACATATGCTAAAGCAGAACAAACATCATTATAA
- a CDS encoding radical SAM protein has translation MKGFFFKTKKGNEYFYDDITGNVIFVKSKNDIKKLQSNYRKKYFYDNKKINVKNIKNYIKNKGSKELFFIVTEDCNLRCKYCAYSGEYSNMRTHNNVYMDYNIAKKAIDKYFSDISNTQKINPYFIPAIGFYGGEPLINFDLIKKTIMYIKNKKYKCHFTITTNGTILNDEIIKFLAENEVSLAFSLNGFKEEHDRLRVFSNQNGTFEIVYNNLLKIKEKYPFYYKKYCSIIACYDYGTDLFKMKDFFDNSNLSERLIRLNMIGSSYTNWYNQYSKEKKEKFFSQMRKLKNLYFHKIKKNENDKFLSLLFGLSYFAILNRNINVNLYEIRPSFLPFTGTCVPGEKIAISPSGDLHCCEKINYDFPIGNVENWLDYSKIEEIVKKYNKKLKSECLICPVSRLCPLCFALLAGNGEFKKDPPDICENVKEGIKKSFEEIWNLLEEGVNIFDLIKFSKYKQCGVYI, from the coding sequence ATGAAAGGATTTTTTTTTAAAACAAAAAAAGGAAATGAATATTTTTATGATGATATTACAGGAAATGTTATATTTGTAAAGTCAAAAAATGATATTAAAAAATTACAAAGTAATTATCGAAAAAAGTATTTTTATGATAATAAAAAAATTAATGTTAAAAACATTAAAAATTATATCAAAAACAAAGGAAGTAAAGAATTATTTTTTATTGTTACTGAAGATTGTAATCTTAGATGTAAATATTGTGCATATTCTGGAGAATATTCTAACATGAGGACACATAATAATGTATATATGGATTATAATATTGCTAAAAAAGCTATTGATAAATATTTTTCTGATATTTCGAATACACAAAAAATAAACCCATATTTTATTCCAGCTATTGGTTTTTATGGTGGAGAACCTTTAATTAATTTTGATTTGATAAAAAAAACAATAATGTATATAAAAAATAAAAAATACAAATGTCATTTTACTATCACAACAAATGGAACTATATTAAACGATGAAATAATAAAGTTTCTTGCTGAAAATGAAGTTTCTCTTGCTTTTAGTCTTAATGGTTTTAAAGAAGAACATGATAGATTACGAGTATTTTCAAATCAAAATGGAACATTTGAAATTGTGTATAATAATTTATTAAAAATAAAAGAAAAGTATCCTTTCTATTATAAAAAATATTGTTCTATAATTGCCTGTTATGATTATGGAACAGATTTATTTAAAATGAAGGATTTTTTTGACAATAGTAATTTATCAGAAAGACTTATCAGACTTAATATGATAGGAAGTTCTTATACTAATTGGTATAACCAATACTCAAAAGAAAAAAAAGAAAAATTCTTTTCTCAAATGAGAAAACTCAAAAATTTATACTTCCATAAAATTAAAAAAAATGAAAATGATAAATTTTTATCTTTATTATTTGGGTTATCGTATTTTGCGATACTCAATAGAAATATAAATGTAAATTTATATGAAATTAGACCTTCTTTTCTTCCGTTTACAGGAACATGTGTTCCAGGAGAAAAAATAGCAATTTCACCTTCTGGAGATTTACATTGCTGTGAAAAAATTAATTATGATTTCCCTATTGGCAATGTTGAAAACTGGTTGGATTATTCAAAAATAGAAGAAATCGTGAAAAAATACAATAAAAAGTTAAAATCAGAATGTTTAATATGTCCTGTGTCAAGATTATGTCCTCTTTGTTTTGCACTATTAGCTGGAAATGGAGAATTTAAAAAAGATCCACCGGATATTTGTGAAAATGTCAAAGAAGGAATAAAAAAATCTTTCGAAGAGATTTGGAATTTACTGGAGGAAGGAGTTAATATATTTGATTTAATAAAGTTTTCAAAATATAAACAATGTGGGGTGTATATATGA
- a CDS encoding 4Fe-4S cluster-binding domain-containing protein, with protein MKNKYFKLNKDYILVVGKENKGLIYDLKDGNMIELEKTWTDVLVQLENGTKVENVKSSYTYEVIEKIKEETMGEFYDNFIYEEKNRKGTILPPQGMQKLPPIIQKCYIQIPSDCDLNCKFCFSLKSYPCFVCTKSSNINSIDSKIYKTFLNKLLNLNVHNIIFYGGNPLPYINTEDLLDICLNNEKRPEIWILLHWMHIRDNKILELEKEIYKKINFYIIFSTSDIFDKENEKNISSFMETLNYIKKYTKNFELTFVQDSDEIPEFEIKDTLEIIINKYKTKIYISELLDENNKSFMNHSFMRITPEIFWNNYYYHPCLNGTITLNAEGKILPCPSMENEIIGDITENENILKEIFLENKIDKYWELHLGKIDKCKECIYRFGCFECRAIETKITKKLNGKILCKEGD; from the coding sequence ATGAAGAATAAATATTTTAAATTAAACAAAGATTATATTTTAGTTGTCGGAAAAGAAAATAAAGGTTTAATTTACGACTTAAAAGATGGAAATATGATAGAATTAGAGAAAACTTGGACTGACGTTTTAGTACAGCTAGAAAATGGCACTAAAGTTGAAAATGTAAAATCATCCTATACATATGAAGTCATAGAAAAAATCAAAGAAGAAACAATGGGAGAATTTTATGATAATTTTATATATGAAGAGAAAAATCGTAAAGGTACGATTTTACCTCCACAAGGTATGCAGAAATTACCACCTATAATTCAAAAATGCTATATCCAAATACCATCAGATTGTGATTTAAATTGCAAATTTTGTTTTTCCTTGAAAAGTTATCCGTGTTTTGTATGTACCAAAAGTTCAAATATAAATTCTATTGATTCAAAAATATATAAAACATTTCTAAATAAATTGTTAAATTTAAATGTTCATAACATAATATTTTATGGAGGGAATCCTCTTCCTTATATAAATACAGAAGACTTATTAGATATATGTTTAAATAATGAAAAAAGACCAGAAATCTGGATTTTACTTCATTGGATGCATATTAGAGATAATAAAATATTAGAATTAGAAAAAGAAATATACAAAAAAATAAATTTCTATATCATATTTTCTACAAGTGATATCTTTGATAAAGAAAACGAAAAAAATATTTCTTCATTTATGGAAACGTTAAATTATATAAAAAAATATACGAAAAATTTTGAATTAACTTTTGTACAGGATAGTGATGAAATACCCGAATTTGAAATTAAAGATACGCTGGAAATTATAATAAATAAGTATAAAACAAAAATATATATTTCAGAACTTTTAGATGAAAATAATAAGAGTTTTATGAATCATTCATTTATGAGAATAACTCCCGAAATTTTCTGGAATAATTATTATTATCATCCGTGTTTGAATGGAACCATAACCTTGAATGCAGAAGGAAAAATATTGCCCTGCCCATCAATGGAAAATGAAATAATTGGAGATATTACAGAAAATGAAAATATTCTTAAAGAAATATTTTTAGAAAACAAAATAGATAAATATTGGGAATTACATCTTGGAAAAATAGATAAATGTAAAGAATGTATATATAGATTTGGTTGTTTTGAATGTAGAGCAATAGAAACAAAAATAACTAAAAAATTAAATGGAAAAATATTATGTAAAGAAGGTGATTAA
- a CDS encoding ABC transporter ATP-binding protein codes for MEIIKFKGVKKRYYSGTEALKDIHFSVKRGEIIGIIGPNGAGKTTLIKLILGLLKPTEGEIEIFGKNIKNIKKLERNKIGMVLDTPGLYDDLTIEENIKFWQKVYKKNNNEIWNLIDRWKLTEKKKTLIKNLSAGMRQKVAILNSLSHDPELVIMDEPTSNLDPEARRDIVDFLKGFKGTDKSLIITSHDLFDIERICTRIIFLRKGKVIVDGTLKEMKKALKIEDKVKIIVSQKIPERIIRENNINLSDEKTTIIPEEKLDKILEIFRKEGIDVKRIEDEKTTLEDMYISIVREDEENVGYN; via the coding sequence ATGGAAATAATAAAATTCAAAGGAGTAAAGAAGAGATATTATAGCGGGACAGAGGCATTAAAAGACATACATTTTTCAGTAAAAAGAGGAGAAATAATAGGTATAATAGGTCCCAATGGCGCCGGGAAAACCACATTAATAAAATTAATACTTGGATTATTAAAACCGACAGAAGGCGAAATAGAAATCTTTGGAAAAAACATAAAAAACATAAAAAAATTAGAAAGGAATAAAATAGGTATGGTGCTTGATACACCGGGATTATATGATGATTTAACAATAGAAGAGAACATAAAATTCTGGCAAAAAGTATATAAGAAGAACAATAATGAAATTTGGAATTTAATTGATAGATGGAAATTAACAGAAAAGAAAAAAACATTGATAAAAAATCTTTCGGCAGGAATGAGGCAAAAGGTTGCAATATTAAATTCATTATCGCATGATCCTGAATTAGTAATAATGGATGAACCCACATCAAACCTTGATCCTGAAGCCAGGAGAGATATAGTGGATTTTTTGAAAGGTTTTAAAGGAACTGATAAATCATTGATAATAACATCACATGATTTATTTGATATAGAAAGGATCTGTACGAGAATAATATTTCTCAGGAAAGGGAAAGTAATAGTTGATGGAACATTAAAAGAAATGAAAAAAGCATTAAAAATAGAAGATAAAGTAAAAATTATAGTTAGTCAAAAAATACCTGAAAGAATAATAAGAGAAAACAACATAAATCTATCTGATGAAAAAACAACAATTATACCAGAAGAAAAGCTTGATAAAATATTGGAAATATTCAGAAAAGAAGGAATTGATGTAAAAAGAATAGAAGACGAAAAAACAACACTTGAAGACATGTATATCTCAATTGTCAGGGAGGATGAAGAAAATGTGGGCTATAATTGA
- a CDS encoding ABC transporter permease, translated as MWAIIEKELKTFFRKKKERNLFFIAMIIWAVTIHSGKKHIYNPYFTVCVLVSFFIPYIFGWIAFNEEKKNKNLLYLLSSPLDIKEVFAGKIIALFIFTIGIEILLIAIGMIINPFAAGIYPTVSDLITLILTIPVGMTVISAIMGISLMILDNPFIIRIVLFLLIYFFAFKGEKIKEVLIMSEWYYILLGILLIIGIIYLTPLILNKEKI; from the coding sequence ATGTGGGCTATAATTGAAAAAGAATTAAAAACATTTTTTCGTAAAAAGAAAGAAAGAAATTTATTTTTTATAGCAATGATAATATGGGCAGTAACAATACATTCAGGAAAAAAACATATATACAATCCATATTTTACTGTATGTGTATTAGTTTCTTTTTTTATTCCATATATATTTGGATGGATAGCTTTTAATGAGGAAAAAAAGAATAAGAATCTTTTATATTTATTATCTTCCCCACTTGATATAAAAGAGGTGTTTGCAGGTAAAATCATAGCTTTATTTATATTTACAATAGGTATAGAAATTTTACTTATAGCAATAGGGATGATAATAAATCCATTTGCTGCAGGGATATATCCAACAGTTTCTGATTTAATTACATTAATTCTTACAATACCTGTAGGAATGACAGTAATAAGTGCCATTATGGGAATTAGTCTTATGATTCTGGATAATCCATTTATAATAAGAATAGTACTATTTTTATTAATTTATTTTTTTGCTTTTAAAGGCGAAAAAATAAAAGAAGTACTTATAATGTCTGAATGGTATTACATACTATTGGGAATATTACTAATAATAGGAATAATATACTTAACACCACTTATTCTTAACAAAGAAAAAATTTAG
- a CDS encoding ABC transporter ATP-binding protein, with product MENIKFLYKYTKGHRGRLTISMIMMIILSYVSIMPAKYYKEAMDNGILTGDYEYLKKVCMTLIVIYVLKSILNYITSKIFIISSQSIIFEIKKDLLKRVLKLPMTFFEGKETGYIMARVGETDKLQILFSQQTFKILISIIEFIIVLYILMKYNIKLTLIALAIMPLYYIVTSKFMGNISKISMELMEKGAKMSGKLEESISGIEEVKNLNIEEKETKKNIDYNKEFVKTAIKQGILYSIGMELLTLISAIAGVIVLLYAGKDIIFSGFTIGGYIAFANYIGKLYAPVIQLGTTTLTIQPAVNSLKRVKEIMEELTEEEKNINGEELTEEIKKIKMEDIEFSYDGKTKVLKGINLEVKKGEKIIIKGPNGSGKTTLMKLLLGIYDGYKGRIIINEKNQKEIDIKSLRERFGIVSQKIFLFNDTIKNNIMYSSKEIKEEKYKEILKKSNLEKLIEKFPLKDNHMITNNGQNLSGGQKQLIAIARALAKGADIFIFDEATVHIDKETKETIKRIIKEELKDKICFIITHEDSFDEIGDKIIKLKNIEEVSMFE from the coding sequence ATGGAAAACATAAAATTTCTCTATAAATACACAAAAGGACATAGAGGAAGATTGACGATATCGATGATAATGATGATAATATTATCGTATGTATCAATAATGCCAGCAAAATACTACAAAGAAGCGATGGATAATGGGATACTGACAGGTGATTATGAATATTTAAAAAAGGTTTGTATGACATTAATAGTGATATACGTATTAAAAAGTATATTGAATTATATAACCTCAAAAATATTTATAATCAGCAGTCAGAGTATAATATTTGAAATAAAAAAGGATCTATTAAAAAGGGTATTAAAATTACCAATGACTTTTTTTGAAGGAAAAGAAACGGGATATATAATGGCAAGAGTTGGAGAAACTGATAAATTACAGATATTATTTTCACAACAAACATTTAAAATATTGATAAGTATAATAGAATTTATAATAGTGTTATATATATTGATGAAATATAATATAAAACTGACATTAATCGCGCTGGCAATAATGCCGTTATATTATATAGTAACAAGTAAATTTATGGGAAATATATCAAAAATTTCAATGGAATTGATGGAAAAAGGCGCAAAAATGAGTGGGAAATTAGAGGAAAGTATAAGTGGAATAGAAGAAGTTAAAAATTTAAATATAGAAGAGAAAGAAACCAAAAAGAATATAGATTATAACAAAGAATTTGTAAAAACAGCGATAAAACAGGGAATATTATACTCAATAGGAATGGAATTGTTAACATTAATAAGTGCAATAGCAGGTGTAATAGTACTATTATATGCTGGAAAAGACATAATTTTTTCAGGATTTACAATAGGAGGATATATAGCCTTTGCAAACTATATAGGAAAATTATATGCACCTGTAATACAGCTAGGAACAACAACATTAACAATACAGCCAGCAGTGAATTCATTAAAAAGAGTAAAGGAAATAATGGAGGAATTAACAGAAGAAGAAAAAAATATAAATGGTGAAGAATTGACAGAAGAGATAAAAAAAATAAAGATGGAAGATATAGAATTTTCATATGATGGAAAAACAAAAGTATTGAAAGGTATAAATCTGGAAGTAAAAAAAGGGGAAAAAATAATAATAAAAGGACCAAATGGGTCAGGAAAAACAACATTGATGAAATTGCTATTGGGGATATATGATGGATATAAAGGAAGAATAATAATAAATGAAAAAAATCAAAAAGAAATAGATATAAAATCATTGAGAGAAAGGTTTGGAATAGTATCGCAGAAAATATTCCTATTTAACGATACAATAAAGAATAACATAATGTATTCATCAAAAGAGATAAAAGAAGAAAAATACAAAGAAATATTGAAGAAAAGCAATTTGGAAAAATTAATAGAAAAATTTCCATTGAAGGATAATCATATGATAACAAATAATGGGCAAAATTTATCAGGAGGACAGAAACAATTAATTGCAATAGCTCGAGCACTGGCAAAAGGAGCAGATATATTCATATTCGATGAAGCAACAGTGCATATAGATAAAGAAACAAAAGAAACAATAAAAAGGATAATAAAAGAGGAATTAAAAGATAAAATATGTTTTATAATAACTCACGAAGATAGTTTTGATGAGATAGGAGATAAAATAATAAAATTAAAAAACATTGAAGAAGTTTCTATGTTTGAATAA